In the genome of Sardina pilchardus chromosome 14, fSarPil1.1, whole genome shotgun sequence, one region contains:
- the mrps2 gene encoding 28S ribosomal protein S2, mitochondrial, translating to MSSMASGILAKAISGLRCPRFTAASLSCSGQAYSTAALPKAVVTPNDITVDSDKLLNVPLSHPDFFRVSELFSLKDLFEARVHLGHKKGCRHRLMEPYLFGSRLEVDIIDLEQTVEHLQLALNFTAHVAFRGGVILFISRRRQFGHLVERTARDCGEYAHTRYWQGGLLTNAAIQYGPGVRLPDLVVFLSTLNNVFQPHTGIRDAAKMNIPTVGVVDTNCNPSLITYPVPANDDTPAAMELYCRLFKMTINRAKDKRKQLELLRGVGPAASK from the exons ATGTCAAGCATGGCGTCTGGGATCCTCGCGAAAG CGATCAGTGGACTCAGATGCCCTCGTTTTACCGCAGCTTCGCTGTCTTGTAGCGGGCAAGCATACAGCACAGCAGCTTTACCAAAGGCAGTGGTAACTCCAAATGACATTACAG TTGACTCAGACAAGCTCCTGAATGTCCCGCTTAGCCACCCAGACTTCTTCCGTGTGTCCGAACTCTTCAGCCTGAAGGACCTGTTTGAAGCCCGTGTTCACCTTGGTCACAAGAAAGGATGTCGGCACAG gctaatGGAACCGTACTTGTTTGGAAGCCGCCTGGAGGTCGACATCATTGACCTGGAGCAGACAGTGGAACACCTGCAGCTGGCGCTCAACTTCACGGCACACGTGGCCTTCCGTGGAGGCGTCATCCTGTTCATCAGTCGGCGGCGGCAGTTTGGCCACCTGGTCGAGCGCACGGCCCGAGATTGTGGCGAGTACGCTCACACACGCTACTGGCAAGGAGGCCTGCTCACCAACGCCGCTATCCAGTATGGCCCCGGCGTGCGACTGCCTGACCTAGTGGTCTTTTTGTCCACGCTCAACAACGTATTCCAGCCCCACACGGGGATCCGAGATGCGGCCAAGATGAACATCCCGACCGTTGGCGTCGTGGACACCAACTGCAACCCCAGTCTCATCACCTACCCAGTGCCGGCCAATGATGACACCCCTGCCGCAATGGAGCTCTACTGCCGGCTGTTCAAGATGACCATCAACAGGGCCAAGGACAAGCGGAAACAGCTGGAGCTGCTCAGAGGCGTGGGGCCTGCTGCATCCAAGTGA